From the Plodia interpunctella isolate USDA-ARS_2022_Savannah chromosome 5, ilPloInte3.2, whole genome shotgun sequence genome, one window contains:
- the rnh1 gene encoding ribonuclease H1 — MSLCIRRVVLLTFSKLCTISRILVNSRMPFYAVAKGRMSGIFMTWPDCEAQVKGFPGARYKKFDSAAGAQNFIETEGDGGSKPTTKGKKTSKAYPPVPEAGTTNNLNSLKRPISSSASSATICANPKSKKTSTKSSKQKSKKSSSDEESDTFTDEDDLNTILVKQLDDVEKRLKGFEKSVDKIIKKSQASGRKTILIEPPETKRRKSNNLDFEMDRNGYAQVYTDGACSSNGRDGARAGIGVYWGPAHPLNVSEPVSGRATNNSGEIQAATRAIQQAADNGMTKLTINTDSKFLIDSATKWMPGWKQNGWTLKSGGPVKNQSDFKELDRAQRNVDVKWNYVEAHRGVHGNEMADRLAKEGASRYQGNSGNRYGNNSRYGNNSYDDY; from the exons ATGTCATTATGTATTCGGAGGGTAGTATTATTAACGTTTTCAAAACTTTGTACAATTTCAAGGATACTGGTAAATTCAAGGATGCCTTTTTATGCTGTTGCTAAAGGTCGTATGTCTGGAATTTTTATGACATGGCCTGATTGTGAAGCCCAAGTGAAGGGTTTTCCTGGAGCTCGTTATAAAAAGTTTGATTCTGCAGCTGGTGCTCAAAACTTTATAGAAACTGAAGGCGATGGCGGAAGCAAACCTACAACCAAAGGTAAAAAAACATCGAAAGCATATCCTCCGGTTCCGGAAGCAGGTACTACTAATAACCTAAATTCGCTGAAGCGGCCTATTTCTTCATCGGCGAGTTCGGCGACGATATGTGCTAATCCTAAAAGTAAGAAAACTTCTACGAAATCTAGTAAACAGAAATCCAAAAAGTCTTCCAGCGACGAAGAATCGGACACGTTCACAGACGAAGACGATCTGAACACAATTTTGGTGAAGCAATTAGATGACGTCGAGAAAAGGCTAAAGGGCTTTGAAAAGAGCGTGGACAAGATCATTAAAAAGAGCCAAGCGTCTGGTCGTAAAACTATTTTGATAGAACCACCCGAGACTAAACGACGTAAGAGTAATAATTTGGACTTCGAAATGGACAGAAACGGTTATGCTCAAGTATATACGGATGGAGCATGCTCGTCTAACGGGCGTGATGGCGCCCGCGCCGGTATTGGCGTCTATTGGGGACCTGCTCATCCACTGAATGTCAGTGAACCGGTTTCAGGACGAGCCACTAACAATTCTGGTGAAATTCAAGCTGCCACAAGAGCTATCCAGCAAGCTGCTGACAATGGTATGACCAAATTAACCATAAATACCGACTCCAAGTTTCTGATTGATTCTGCAACAAAATGGATGCCAG GTTGGAAGCAAAATGGTTGGACTCTTAAGTCTGGTGGGCCAGTGAAGAATCAAAGTGACTTTAAGGAGCTAGATCGTGCTCAGAGGAATGTGGATGTCAAGTGGAATTATGTTGAAGCGCATCGTGGAGTTCATGGCAATGAAATGGCTGATCGGCTGGCTAAGGAGGGTGCCTCAAGGTACCAGGGTAACTCTGGAAATAGATATGGAAACAATTCCAGATATGGAAATAACTCCTATGATGattactaa